A region from the Salidesulfovibrio onnuriiensis genome encodes:
- the cutC gene encoding choline trimethylamine-lyase, translating to MCTDGCGVPDGPTERHAKLKTNFLKVVPSVSIHRARTITKVAKENPGLPPILLRSKAFKTACETAPLVIQDYELIVGAPNGAPRAGAFSPDIEWRWMKDELDTIADRPQDPFYISEEDKKELREEVFPFWENKSVDEHCEAQYREAGLWEMSGESYVSDCSYHAVNGGGDSNPGYDVILMKKGMLDIQAEAEAKLEALDYANPEDIDKIYFYKSIIETAEGVMIYAKRMSEYAAELAAKETDPKRKAELQKISEVNAHVPAHAPTTFWEAIQAVFTIESLLTLEENQTGMSIGRVDQYMYEFFKADLAAGRLTEYEAFDLAGCMLIKMSEMMWLTSEAGAKFFAGYQPFVNMCVGGVTREGKDATNDLTYLLMDAVRHVKIYQPSLATRVHVKSPQKYLKKIVDVIRSGMGFPAVHFDDAHIKMMLSKGVSIEDARDYCLMGCVEPQKAGRLYQWTSTGYTQWPICIETALNHGVPLWYGKQVTPDPGDICQFDTYEKFEDAVKDQIKWVTEKTSIATVISQRVHRDHAPKPLMSIMYEGCMEKGKDVSAGGAMYNFGPGVIWSGLATYVDSMAAIKKLVYDDKKYTLQQLNEALVAEFKGYDEIKKDCLAAPKYGNDDDYADMIAADLVHFTEVEHRKYKTLYSVLSHGTLSISNNTPFGQLLGASANGRDAWMPLSDGISPTQGADYKGPTAIIKSVSKMANDNMNIGMVHNFKLMSGLLENPEGENGLITLIRTACMLGNGEMQFNYLDNETLLDAQKHPEKYRDLVVRVAGYSAFFVELCKDVQDEIISRTMLHEI from the coding sequence GTGTGCACCGATGGCTGCGGCGTCCCCGACGGCCCCACCGAGCGCCACGCGAAGCTCAAGACGAACTTCCTGAAGGTTGTTCCCAGCGTGAGCATTCACCGTGCCCGCACCATCACCAAGGTTGCCAAGGAAAACCCGGGCCTGCCGCCCATCCTGCTGCGTTCCAAGGCCTTCAAGACCGCCTGCGAAACCGCACCGCTGGTCATCCAGGACTACGAACTCATCGTGGGCGCGCCCAACGGCGCTCCGCGCGCGGGCGCATTCTCCCCGGATATCGAATGGCGCTGGATGAAGGACGAACTGGACACCATCGCCGACCGTCCGCAGGACCCCTTCTACATCTCCGAAGAAGACAAGAAGGAACTGCGCGAAGAGGTCTTCCCGTTCTGGGAAAACAAGTCCGTGGACGAACACTGCGAAGCCCAGTACCGCGAAGCGGGCCTGTGGGAAATGTCCGGCGAGTCCTACGTTTCCGACTGCTCCTACCATGCGGTCAACGGCGGCGGCGACTCCAACCCGGGCTATGACGTCATCCTGATGAAGAAGGGCATGCTGGACATTCAGGCCGAGGCCGAAGCCAAGCTGGAAGCCCTGGATTACGCCAACCCCGAAGACATCGACAAGATCTACTTCTACAAGTCCATCATCGAGACCGCCGAAGGCGTCATGATCTACGCCAAGCGCATGTCCGAATACGCAGCCGAGCTGGCCGCCAAGGAAACCGATCCCAAGCGCAAGGCCGAACTGCAGAAGATCTCCGAGGTCAACGCCCATGTTCCGGCCCACGCTCCCACCACCTTCTGGGAAGCCATCCAGGCCGTGTTCACCATCGAATCCCTGCTGACCCTGGAAGAAAACCAGACCGGCATGTCCATCGGCCGCGTGGACCAGTACATGTACGAGTTCTTCAAGGCCGACCTCGCAGCCGGACGCCTGACCGAGTACGAAGCCTTTGACCTGGCCGGCTGCATGCTCATCAAGATGTCCGAAATGATGTGGCTGACCTCCGAGGCGGGGGCAAAGTTCTTCGCCGGCTACCAGCCCTTCGTGAACATGTGCGTGGGCGGCGTGACCCGTGAGGGCAAGGACGCCACCAACGACCTGACCTACCTGCTCATGGACGCCGTGCGCCACGTGAAGATCTACCAGCCCTCGCTGGCCACCCGCGTGCACGTCAAGTCCCCGCAGAAGTACCTGAAGAAGATTGTGGACGTCATCCGTTCCGGCATGGGTTTCCCGGCCGTGCACTTCGACGACGCCCACATCAAGATGATGCTGTCCAAGGGCGTGAGCATCGAAGACGCCCGCGACTACTGCCTCATGGGCTGCGTCGAACCCCAGAAGGCCGGCCGCCTCTACCAGTGGACCTCCACCGGTTACACCCAGTGGCCCATCTGCATCGAAACCGCCCTCAACCACGGCGTGCCCCTGTGGTACGGCAAGCAGGTCACCCCGGATCCGGGCGACATCTGCCAGTTCGACACCTACGAAAAGTTCGAGGATGCCGTTAAGGACCAGATCAAGTGGGTCACCGAGAAGACCAGCATCGCCACGGTCATCTCCCAGCGCGTCCACCGCGACCATGCTCCGAAGCCGCTCATGTCCATCATGTACGAAGGCTGCATGGAAAAGGGCAAGGACGTTTCCGCCGGCGGCGCCATGTACAACTTCGGTCCCGGCGTGATCTGGAGCGGTCTGGCCACCTACGTGGACTCCATGGCCGCCATCAAGAAGCTGGTCTACGACGACAAGAAGTACACCCTGCAGCAGCTCAACGAAGCCCTGGTGGCCGAGTTCAAGGGCTACGACGAGATCAAGAAGGACTGCCTGGCGGCTCCCAAGTACGGCAACGACGACGACTACGCCGACATGATCGCCGCTGACCTGGTGCACTTCACCGAGGTCGAGCACCGCAAGTACAAGACCCTGTACTCCGTGCTCAGCCATGGCACCCTGTCCATCTCCAACAACACCCCGTTCGGCCAGCTGCTGGGCGCATCCGCCAACGGCCGCGACGCCTGGATGCCGCTTTCCGACGGCATCAGCCCGACCCAGGGTGCGGACTACAAGGGCCCCACGGCCATCATCAAGTCCGTTTCCAAGATGGCCAACGACAACATGAACATCGGCATGGTGCACAACTTCAAGCTCATGTCCGGTCTTCTGGAAAACCCGGAAGGGGAGAACGGCCTCATCACCCTGATCCGTACCGCTTGCATGCTCGGTAACGGTGAGATGCAGTTCAACTACCTGGACAACGAGACTCTTCTCGATGCCCAGAAGCACCCCGAAAAGTACCGCGACCTTGTGGTCCGCGTGGCAGGCTACTCCGCCTTCTTCGTGGAACTCTGCAAGGACGTGCAGGACGAGATCATCAGCAGAACCATGCTGCATGAGATATAG